A DNA window from Brassica napus cultivar Da-Ae chromosome C1, Da-Ae, whole genome shotgun sequence contains the following coding sequences:
- the LOC111201690 gene encoding uncharacterized protein LOC111201690 translates to MPLRQATRGGDYLPIPISSSSDSSPPSTPAPLPTPSFEATPSGSNFETDPSEGSYDQTPVHMSLSPDPYFMDIEVDVVHDSPVHEDHPAAPASPAAHIPSAPAAPIPAAQPEPAPTDPAIIALLELMAEMRDAQRAQPAPVPTTSYPDFLKIVMIMKNLGTKHYQGGTDPFEADAWLHNLEQNFAATRCPDEFKKDVAVYYLEKDAITFVRKYFPPEACDRLEIKFMELVQGGLSVRKYEAEFTRLRKYDHYGREDEMMIIRKCLRGLNPYIRSRLEAVEFHRLADLVERAVNVEEAIAAERASSSNSAQPRRPSVPFQPQLHSAVQRGRGGRAFRGGRSEGPRPRTPTCFTCGQLGHVRRDCPTVGQFQPAVPSHINCFTCGERGHYAPSCPRTHLAQPVVSRARPVGPVNPPLPLPPAKHQATAARAYALELPGPSRPPQGPISGTFLVGGISAHIFFDSGATHSFVAPEVASKFDGEFTKVNLSIPFLTPGDQVLETEGCILRVPIIIQYMVFPAHLFVLPLERYEVILGMDWLSSYRAHLDCGRGKIVFERDTQPPLAYHGIIPSVGASLVLELRIENLLEKGEEVYLVTLVAGPVEDEKQHNMEEIPVVREYEDVFKVLEGLPLPRSNPFNITLEPGSAAIAKAPYRMAPAELTELKQQLADLLDKGFIRPSSSPWGAPVLFVKKKDGRMQLCIDYRGINNVTIKDKYPLPGIDELLDQLQGASWFSKIDLASGYHQIPISETDIMKTAFRTRYGHFEFVVMPFGLTNAPAAFMRLMNEVFRDYLDEFVIIFIDDILIYSRSTKEHKRHLRLVLECLRDQKLFAKLSKCRLWKREVGFLGHRVSEEGVAIDPEKIGAIKEWPHPTSVTEIRSFLGLASYYRKFFQGFASVSKPLTRLTGKGIAYEWTMETDEAFEKLKEALTTAPILALPKPNQPYTVYTDASHVGLGCVLMQDDKVIAYACRQLRKHEVNYSTHDLEMAAVVFGLRIWRSYLYGEKIQVFTDHKCLKYLFTQPDLNLRQRRWMEFVADYDMQILYHPGKANVVADALSRKKLM, encoded by the exons ATGCCACTGAGACAGGCCACACGTGGTGGAGATTATCTACCGATACCTATTTCATCATCTTCAGACTCCTCACCGCCATCTACTCCGGCACCACTTCCGACTCCTAGCTTTGAGGCTACACCTTCGGGCTCTAACTTTGAGACTGACCCGTCTGAAGGGTCATATGATCAGACACCGGTGCACATGTCTTTGTCTCCAGACCCGTACTTTATGGACATCGAGGTGGATGTGGTACACGATAGTCCAGTGCACGAAGATCATCCCGCAGCTCCTGCATCTCCTGCCGCTCATATTCCATCAGCCCCTGCTGCACCTATTCCGGCAGCACAACCTGAACCAGCGCCAACTGATCCAGCTATAATAGCACTTCTAGAACTGATGGCTGAGATG CGTGACGCACAGCGTGCTCAGCCAGCTCCAGTACCTACCACTTCTTATCCGGACTTCCTGAAGATAGTCATGATTATGAAGAACTTGGGGACGAAGCATTACCAGGGAGGCACTGATCCCTTTGAAGCTGATGCGTGGCTACACAATCTCGAGCAGAACTTTGCTGCAACCCGTTGTCCGGACGAATTCAAGAAGGACGTGGCTGTTTACTATCTAGAGAAGGACGCCATCA CGTTCGTTCGAAAGTACTTCCCACCGGAAGCCTGTGATCGATTGGAGATTAAATTCATGGAGCTAGTTCAGGGAGGATTATCTGTTAGGAAGTATGAGGCAGAATTCACCCGTCTCAGGAAGTATGACCACTATGGTCGGGAGGACGAGATGATGATTATCCGTAAGTGCCTTCGAGGACTTAACCCATATATCAGAAGCAGACTTGAGGCAGTAGAGTTTCATAGGCTTGCTGATCTTGTTGAGCGTGCTGTGAACGTTGAGGAGGCCATTGCTGCTGAGAGAGCTTCTTCTAGCAATTCTGCACAACCTAGACGTCCATCTGTTCCGTTCCAGCCTCAGCTGCATTCTGCTGTGCAGCGAGGACGGGGAGGTAGAGCTTTTCGGGGAGGTCGTTCTGAAGGTCCTAGACCTAGAACCCCGACTTGTTTCACTTGTGGCCAGCTGGGCCATGTTAGGAGAGATTGTCCGACCGTGGGACAGTTCCAACCGGCTGTACCATCTCATATCAATTGCTTCACGTGTGGAGAGCGAGGACATTATGCGCCATCATGTCCACGCACTCATCTTGCTCAGCCTGTTGTTTCGAGGGCTCGACCCGTTGGACCTGTTAACCCACCTTTACCCTTACCTCCTGCTAAGCATCAAGCCACTGCTGCTAGGGCTTACGCTTTAGAGTTACCAGGACCATCCAGACCACCTCAGGGTCCGATTTCAG GGACTTTTCTTGTGGGTGGAATATCCGCCCATATCTTTTTCGATTCGGgagcaacacatagttttgtagCTCCCGAAGTAGCATCCAAATTTGATGGAGAATTCACTAAGGTGAATTTATCCATTCCCTTTCTAACTCccggagatcaagttcttgaaacTGAAGGCTGTATTCTAAGAGTTCCAATCATTATCCAATATATGGTTTTTCCGGCTCATTTGTTTGTTCTCCCATTAGAGAGGTACGAGGTAATCTTAGGGATGGATTGGCTGTCAAGCTACCGAGCTCACCTTGATTGTGGTCGAGGGAAGATTGTTTTCgagagagatacccaacccCCTTTAGCTTACCATGGCATAATACCAAGTGTTGGAGCGTCATTAGTATTAGAATTGAGAATTGAAAACCTTTTGGAGAAGGGTGAAGAGGTATACTTAGTGACCTTAGTTGCTGGACCAGTAGAAGACGAGAAACAGCATAACATGGAAGAAATACCAGTAGTCAGAGAATACGAGGACGTGTTTAAGGTATTAGAGGGATTGCCGCTACCTAGGAGTAACCCCTTTAATATAACCTTAGAACCCGGATCCGCTGCAATAGCAAAGGCACCATACCGAATGGCACCAGCCGAACTCACTGAGTTGAAGCAGCAGTTAGCTGATTTGTTAGACAAAGGTTTCATACGACCTAGTTCATCACCATGGGGAGCACCTGTGCTatttgtaaagaagaaagacgGAAGAATGCAGTTATGTATTGATTATCGTGGAATCAATAACGTAACCATAAAAGACAAGTACCCACTCCCAGGAATTGATGAGCTGTTAGACCAGTTACAAGGCGCAAGCTGGTTTTCGAAGATTGATTTAGCTTCGGGTTATCATCAGATTCCGATTTCCGAAACCGATATCATGAAGACCGCCTTTAGAACCCGCTATGGACACTTTGAGTTCGTAGTAATGCCTTTTGGTCTTACCAATGCCCCAGCTGCATTTATGCGACTGATGAATGAAGTATTTCGGGATTACCTGGACGAGTTTGTTATCATATTCATTGATGACATCCTCATATATTCCCGAAGTACAAAAGAACACAAAAGGCATCTACGACTAGTTTTGGAGTGTCTGCGAGATCAAAAGCTTTTTGCTAAGCTTAGTAAGTGTCGTTTATGGAAAAGAGAAGTTGGCTTCTTAGGACATCGAGTGTCAGAAGAAGGAGTTGCCATCGATCCAGAAAAGATAGGTGCTATTAAGGAATGGCCGCATCCGACTTCTGTTACCGAGATTCGAAGTTTTCTCGGATTGGCCAGCTATTACAGAAAGTTTTTTCAAGGATTTGCAAGCGTATCAAAGCCTTTGACTCGTCTTACCGGTAAAGGGATTGCTTATGAATGGACTATGGAAACCGACGAAGCATTCGAAAAGTTAAAAGAAGCTTTGACGACTGCACCTATCTTAGCCTTGCCTAAGCCTAACCAACCATACACcgtgtatacggatgcatctCATGTTGGTTTAGGTTGTGTGCTGATGCAGGACGATAAGGTGATCGCCTATGCATGTAGGCAACTAAGAAAGCATGAAGTGAATTATTCGACACATGACCtagagatggctgcagtagtatttggCCTTCggatttggcgatcatatttGTATGGTGAGAAGATCCAAGTGTTCACTGACCATAAATgccttaagtatcttttcactCAACCTGATCTGAACCTAAGGCAAAGACGATGGATGGAGTTCGTAGCTGATTACGACATGCAGATCCTATACCATCCAGGAAAAGCCAACGTTGTTGCTGATGCGTTGAGCAGAAAAAAGTTGATGTAG